Proteins from a genomic interval of Neodiprion lecontei isolate iyNeoLeco1 chromosome 2, iyNeoLeco1.1, whole genome shotgun sequence:
- the LOC107218122 gene encoding uncharacterized protein LOC107218122 isoform X1, which produces MIFQCRISDFLRALGMGARRGGPGGGRSAGVLKERANMSFMLVVMFFAVFGLIVLTEIFLIDDRHGSNVGGTGALGGHRNGHRNGHRLIAAPDRPDYEEVGAEDYTGVKGGFDDHVGLLVKDTAEGGKPVASLADPRGLPSLPTNVESRLPHLNQSLRLTHADWLNVTNTRFKFFVYSAYYDNRANGGEGPGLIRVIGATKTRGPEQVWCRLWYNLHATGNATASITVSAKVKTIRENWNLKYSATFVICPLPKTPPETAEGPVPNAVPNSVSVVSRLKAPPAHRILIQNRPSDRPNKKEPLAVCVKPLHFEFNRVMQLIEFVELHLLLGATHVTLYNDTLGQEAGCVIRDYESRSAPGSDYPLVTLLPWHHLDMISQLEIRTEGLFAALNDCLYRSMYQFEYVAFLDLDEYIIPRHNDTIPELIRWLGKRVSTKSTGSYSFQNAFFYLQWGDDPSVKQSQTAEEAALITLRKTRRKTKLHPHKQRSKYICKPEHIVEAGNHFVWEFAPGHGTLNVPAEAAILHHYRVCEFGGDDCVKTQSIVDKTAYRYGQDLARNVRTRYAELKEKCSLPDLEPVPAAPATLTESKPQTSPLVQPASR; this is translated from the exons ATGATTTTTCAGTGCCGAATTTCTGACTTTCTG AGAGCCTTGGGCATGGGGGCCCGGCGGGGGGGTCCCGGAGGCGGCCGGAGCGCCGGAGTCCTGAAGGAGAGGGCGAACATGTCCTTCATGCTGGTGGTGATGTTCTTCGCGGTCTTTGGCCTGATCGTTCTGACCGAGATATTTCTCATCGACGACAGGCACGGCTCAAATGTCGGAGGTACTGGGGCACTTGGCGGTCATAGAAACGGTCACAGAAATGGTCACAGGCTGATCGCCGCCCCGGACAGACCAGATTACGAGGAGGTTGGG GCCGAAGATTACACCGGAGTCAAGGGTGGTTTCGACGACCATGTTGGACTCCTTGTCAAGGATACTGCGGAGGGTGGAAAACCGGTCGCATCCCTCGCCGATCCTCGCGGATTACCCAGCCTCCCTACAAACGTGGAATCCCGTCTGCCCCATCTTAATCAGAGCCTGAGACTGACCCACGCCGATTGGCTGAACGTGACAAACACCAG GTTCAAGTTCTTCGTCTATTCAGCCTATTACGATAACCGTGCGAACGGCGGCGAGGGTCCGGGATTGATCAGGGTCATCGGGGCCACCAAAACCAGGGGACCGGAACAAGTTTGGTGCCGGTTGTGGTACAATTTGCATGCGACCGGTAACGCCACGGCATCTATTACCGTTTCCGCTAAGGTCAAG ACAATTCGGGAGAATTGGAATCTCAAGTACAGCGCGACCTTCGTAATTTGTCCACTGCCAAAAACGCCTCCAGAAACGGCGGAGGGTCCGGTTCCAAACGCAGTTCCGAATTCGGTTAGCGTTGTGTCGAGGCTAAAAGCCCCGCCGGCGCACAGGATTCTGATACAAAATCGCCCCTCCGACAGGCCGAATAAAAAGGAGCCTCTGGCTGTCTGCGTGAAGCCGTTGCACTTCGAGTTCAACAGG GTCATGCAGTTGATTGAGTTCGTAGAACTACACCTGCTGCTGGGCGCGACTCACGTGACCCTCTATAACGACACCCTGGGACAGGAGGCTGGCTGCGTCATCAGGGACTACGAGTCTCGCTCGGCACCCGGGAGCGACTATCCCCTGGTGACGTTACTCCCATGGCATCACCTCGACATGATTTCTCAGCTCGAAATACGGACCGAGGGTCTGTTCGCCGCACTTAACGACTGTTTGTACCGGTCCATGTACCAGTTCGAGTACGTCGCTTTTCTCGACCTCGACGAGTACATCATTCCCAGACACAACGACACGATACCCGAACTCATAAG GTGGTTGGGAAAGAGGGTCAGCACCAAGTCAACCGGCTcttattcatttcaaaacGCATTCTTCTACCTGCAATGGGGCGACGACCCGAGCGTGAAGCAGAGCCAAACGGCCGAGGAAGCGGCGTTGATAAcgttgagaaaaacgcgtcgAAAAACGAAGCTTCACCCGCACAAACAGCGCTCGAAGTACATCTGTAAGCCGGAGCACATCGTCGAGGCCGGTAATCACTTTGTATGGGAATTCGCACCTGGACACGGGACCCTGAACGTCCCGGCCGAGGCGGCCATCCTCCACCATTACAGGGTCTGCGAATTCGGCGGCGATGACTGCGTAAAGACTCAGTCCATTGTCGATAAAACAGCCTACAGGTACGGCCAGGATTTGGCCAGGAACGTCAGGACGAGGTACGCCGAGCTCAAGGAGAAGTGCTCACTCCCAGACCTCGAACCCGTTCCTGCGGCCCCGGCGACCCTGACCGAATCTAAACCCCAAACCTCGCCGCTGGTACAGCCTGCGAGCAGGTAG
- the LOC107218122 gene encoding uncharacterized protein LOC107218122 isoform X2: MGARRGGPGGGRSAGVLKERANMSFMLVVMFFAVFGLIVLTEIFLIDDRHGSNVGGTGALGGHRNGHRNGHRLIAAPDRPDYEEVGAEDYTGVKGGFDDHVGLLVKDTAEGGKPVASLADPRGLPSLPTNVESRLPHLNQSLRLTHADWLNVTNTRFKFFVYSAYYDNRANGGEGPGLIRVIGATKTRGPEQVWCRLWYNLHATGNATASITVSAKVKTIRENWNLKYSATFVICPLPKTPPETAEGPVPNAVPNSVSVVSRLKAPPAHRILIQNRPSDRPNKKEPLAVCVKPLHFEFNRVMQLIEFVELHLLLGATHVTLYNDTLGQEAGCVIRDYESRSAPGSDYPLVTLLPWHHLDMISQLEIRTEGLFAALNDCLYRSMYQFEYVAFLDLDEYIIPRHNDTIPELIRWLGKRVSTKSTGSYSFQNAFFYLQWGDDPSVKQSQTAEEAALITLRKTRRKTKLHPHKQRSKYICKPEHIVEAGNHFVWEFAPGHGTLNVPAEAAILHHYRVCEFGGDDCVKTQSIVDKTAYRYGQDLARNVRTRYAELKEKCSLPDLEPVPAAPATLTESKPQTSPLVQPASR, translated from the exons ATGGGGGCCCGGCGGGGGGGTCCCGGAGGCGGCCGGAGCGCCGGAGTCCTGAAGGAGAGGGCGAACATGTCCTTCATGCTGGTGGTGATGTTCTTCGCGGTCTTTGGCCTGATCGTTCTGACCGAGATATTTCTCATCGACGACAGGCACGGCTCAAATGTCGGAGGTACTGGGGCACTTGGCGGTCATAGAAACGGTCACAGAAATGGTCACAGGCTGATCGCCGCCCCGGACAGACCAGATTACGAGGAGGTTGGG GCCGAAGATTACACCGGAGTCAAGGGTGGTTTCGACGACCATGTTGGACTCCTTGTCAAGGATACTGCGGAGGGTGGAAAACCGGTCGCATCCCTCGCCGATCCTCGCGGATTACCCAGCCTCCCTACAAACGTGGAATCCCGTCTGCCCCATCTTAATCAGAGCCTGAGACTGACCCACGCCGATTGGCTGAACGTGACAAACACCAG GTTCAAGTTCTTCGTCTATTCAGCCTATTACGATAACCGTGCGAACGGCGGCGAGGGTCCGGGATTGATCAGGGTCATCGGGGCCACCAAAACCAGGGGACCGGAACAAGTTTGGTGCCGGTTGTGGTACAATTTGCATGCGACCGGTAACGCCACGGCATCTATTACCGTTTCCGCTAAGGTCAAG ACAATTCGGGAGAATTGGAATCTCAAGTACAGCGCGACCTTCGTAATTTGTCCACTGCCAAAAACGCCTCCAGAAACGGCGGAGGGTCCGGTTCCAAACGCAGTTCCGAATTCGGTTAGCGTTGTGTCGAGGCTAAAAGCCCCGCCGGCGCACAGGATTCTGATACAAAATCGCCCCTCCGACAGGCCGAATAAAAAGGAGCCTCTGGCTGTCTGCGTGAAGCCGTTGCACTTCGAGTTCAACAGG GTCATGCAGTTGATTGAGTTCGTAGAACTACACCTGCTGCTGGGCGCGACTCACGTGACCCTCTATAACGACACCCTGGGACAGGAGGCTGGCTGCGTCATCAGGGACTACGAGTCTCGCTCGGCACCCGGGAGCGACTATCCCCTGGTGACGTTACTCCCATGGCATCACCTCGACATGATTTCTCAGCTCGAAATACGGACCGAGGGTCTGTTCGCCGCACTTAACGACTGTTTGTACCGGTCCATGTACCAGTTCGAGTACGTCGCTTTTCTCGACCTCGACGAGTACATCATTCCCAGACACAACGACACGATACCCGAACTCATAAG GTGGTTGGGAAAGAGGGTCAGCACCAAGTCAACCGGCTcttattcatttcaaaacGCATTCTTCTACCTGCAATGGGGCGACGACCCGAGCGTGAAGCAGAGCCAAACGGCCGAGGAAGCGGCGTTGATAAcgttgagaaaaacgcgtcgAAAAACGAAGCTTCACCCGCACAAACAGCGCTCGAAGTACATCTGTAAGCCGGAGCACATCGTCGAGGCCGGTAATCACTTTGTATGGGAATTCGCACCTGGACACGGGACCCTGAACGTCCCGGCCGAGGCGGCCATCCTCCACCATTACAGGGTCTGCGAATTCGGCGGCGATGACTGCGTAAAGACTCAGTCCATTGTCGATAAAACAGCCTACAGGTACGGCCAGGATTTGGCCAGGAACGTCAGGACGAGGTACGCCGAGCTCAAGGAGAAGTGCTCACTCCCAGACCTCGAACCCGTTCCTGCGGCCCCGGCGACCCTGACCGAATCTAAACCCCAAACCTCGCCGCTGGTACAGCCTGCGAGCAGGTAG
- the LOC107218109 gene encoding peptidyl-tRNA hydrolase ICT1, mitochondrial → MNFIARQCVKVIKNEITNQTHVGGLGRTLSYKSAYSLDNLYPKSSLKLYTPDFAPEDPNVKFNGFIPMDQLQISYSRSSGPGGQNVNRVNTKVDLRFNVKNARWLNDELKPKLLEKYSTKISKDGDLIIKSDVTRSQQLNLADALEKLRTMIREVAKPPPQITEETEEKLRKRHLKAARERLITKRMRSDIKRSRQNSDSDF, encoded by the exons ATGAATTTCATCGCTAGGCAATGCGTAAAGGtgataaaaaacgaaataacaaaTCAAACTCACGTGGGCGGCCTCGGAAGAACGTTGTCCTACAAAAGTGCCTACTCGCTGGATAACCTCTATCCGAAAAGCAGCCTAAAGCTTTACACGCCCGATTTT GCACCCGAAGACCCGAATGTGAAATTCAACGGGTTCATACCGATGGATCAACTCCAGATATCCTACAGCAGAAGCAGCGGACCTGGAGGGCAAAACGTAAATCGAGTAAACACCAAAGTTGACCTGAGATTCAACGTCAAGAATGCTCGATGGTTGAACGACGAGCTGAAGCCAAAGTTGTTAGAAAAG TATAGCACGAAAATAAGCAAGGATGGAGACCTGATTATTAAATCGGACGTGACTAGATCACAGCAGCTAAACCTAGCCGACGCTTTAGAGAAGCTGAGAACCATGATCAGAGAAGTCGCTAAACCTCCGCCTCAAATTACAGAAGAAACAGAGGAGAAGTTGCGAAAAAGACACCTCAAGGCAGCCAGAGAACGCCTGATAACTAAGAGAATGCGATCAGACATAAAGAGGAGCAGACAAAATTCGGATTccgatttttaa
- the LOC107218110 gene encoding clusterin-associated protein 1 isoform X2: MSFRDMRNFTEMMRVLGYPRLISLTNFRVPNFPLVAEILIWLVKRFDPDADIPSEHNAEQERVALVRRTAEFMAVKANVKLNTKKLYQADGYAVKELLKMTTLLYDAQNRSTEKAILMGDSMEISGANFDISNRISELKTTRQLASQLTINGATLFDLLGREVELREARNSKISRQFDTSEIEVAMKHVIESIGQEITDTRKQIENIKDTEQTLDAKIERRRTELSRNEKRLQTLRKVRPAFMEEFEKLEVELKALYEDYLQKFRYLAYLEHLHEDAAKAEQERFERRQAATKKQLEQLRGEDVTLEGLLDGSDSIFNSNQETIGHNLADAEKQLQERIGQGVRIKTGMDGGSSRGNAQALQRRVYGSMSGRQRAGVGTALDLNDSVGSLDSDSDLFIDGDLEDDDDLLNSEGDLELGVLHPKSKQEKRSVSKIDHSDEDF; encoded by the exons ATGTCGTTCCGGGATATGCGGA ATTTCACCGAGATGATGCGAGTTCTCGGTTACCCGAGGCTGATTTCTCTAACGAACTTTCGGGTGCCGAATTTCCCCCTTGTCGCCGAAATACTCATCTGGCTTGTCAAGAGGTTTGATCCCGACGCGGATATTCCAAGTGAACACAACGCGGAGCAAGAACGCGTGGCACTTGTTCGAAGAACAGCTGAGTTTATG GCGGTGAAGGCAAACGTGAAACTGAACACGAAGAAGCTCTACCAAGCTGATGGATACGCGGTGAAGGAGTTACTGAAGATGACGACACTGCTGTACGACGCCCAAAATCGTAGCACGGAAAAGGCGATCCTGATGGGCGATAGCATGGAGATAAGCGGGGCTAACTTCGACATCTCGAACAGGATAAGCGAGCTAAAAACTACGAGGCAGCTGGCTAGCCAGCTGACGATAAACGGGGCGACGCTGTTCGACCTCCTGGGGCGGGAAGTCGAGCTGCGGGAGGCGAGGAACAGCAAAATTTCGCGGCAGTTCGACACTTCGGAGATCGAAGTGGCGATGAAACACGTGATAGAGAGCATAGGACAGGAGATAACTGACACGAGGAAGCAGATCGAGAACATAAAGGACACCGAGCAGACTCTGGATGCGAAGATCGAACGGCGGCGAACGGAGCTCAGCCGGAACGAGAAGCGTCTTCAAACCCTGAGGAAAGTGCGCCCCGCCTTTATGGAGGAGTTTGAGAAACTCGAGGTCGAGCTTAAGGCCCTCTACGAGGATTACCTCCAGAAGTTTCGCTACCTCGCTTACCTCGAACACCTCCACGAAGACGCCGCCAAGGCCGAGCAGGAGAGGTTCGAACGAAG GCAAGCCGCGACGAAGAAACAGCTCGAACAACTGAGAGGGGAAGACGTTACGCTGGAGGGACTCCTCGACGGAAGTGACTCGATATTCAATTCGAACCAGGAAACGATCGGCCACAATTTGGCCGACGCCGAGAAGCAGCTTCAGGAACGAATCGGCCAGGGGGTGCGGATCAAGACCG GCATGGACGGCGGATCATCCCGAGGAAACGCTCAAGCGTTGCAGCGTCGCGTTTACGGAAGCATGTCAGGACGACAGCGCGCGGGAGTTGGAACGGCCCTGGATTTGAACGATAGCGTCGGCTCGTTGGACAGCGACAGCGATCTCTTCATCGACGGAGACTTggaagacgacgacgacctCCTGAACTCGGAGGGGGACCTTGAGCTGGGAGTATTGCACCCGAAAAGCAAACAGGAAAAGAGATCGGTCAGCAAGATAGATCATTCGGACGAAGATTTTTGA
- the LOC107218110 gene encoding clusterin-associated protein 1 isoform X1 → MSFRDMRNFTEMMRVLGYPRLISLTNFRVPNFPLVAEILIWLVKRFDPDADIPSEHNAEQERVALVRRTAEFMAVKANVKLNTKKLYQADGYAVKELLKMTTLLYDAQNRSTEKAILMGDSMEISGANFDISNRISELKTTRQLASQLTINGATLFDLLGREVELREARNSKISRQFDTSEIEVAMKHVIESIGQEITDTRKQIENIKDTEQTLDAKIERRRTELSRNEKRLQTLRKVRPAFMEEFEKLEVELKALYEDYLQKFRYLAYLEHLHEDAAKAEQERFERRQAATKKQLEQLRGEDVTLEGLLDGSDSIFNSNQETIGHNLADAEKQLQERIGQGVRIKTGKNWPEATENHLYDFKSESLLTELQTSMDGGSSRGNAQALQRRVYGSMSGRQRAGVGTALDLNDSVGSLDSDSDLFIDGDLEDDDDLLNSEGDLELGVLHPKSKQEKRSVSKIDHSDEDF, encoded by the exons ATGTCGTTCCGGGATATGCGGA ATTTCACCGAGATGATGCGAGTTCTCGGTTACCCGAGGCTGATTTCTCTAACGAACTTTCGGGTGCCGAATTTCCCCCTTGTCGCCGAAATACTCATCTGGCTTGTCAAGAGGTTTGATCCCGACGCGGATATTCCAAGTGAACACAACGCGGAGCAAGAACGCGTGGCACTTGTTCGAAGAACAGCTGAGTTTATG GCGGTGAAGGCAAACGTGAAACTGAACACGAAGAAGCTCTACCAAGCTGATGGATACGCGGTGAAGGAGTTACTGAAGATGACGACACTGCTGTACGACGCCCAAAATCGTAGCACGGAAAAGGCGATCCTGATGGGCGATAGCATGGAGATAAGCGGGGCTAACTTCGACATCTCGAACAGGATAAGCGAGCTAAAAACTACGAGGCAGCTGGCTAGCCAGCTGACGATAAACGGGGCGACGCTGTTCGACCTCCTGGGGCGGGAAGTCGAGCTGCGGGAGGCGAGGAACAGCAAAATTTCGCGGCAGTTCGACACTTCGGAGATCGAAGTGGCGATGAAACACGTGATAGAGAGCATAGGACAGGAGATAACTGACACGAGGAAGCAGATCGAGAACATAAAGGACACCGAGCAGACTCTGGATGCGAAGATCGAACGGCGGCGAACGGAGCTCAGCCGGAACGAGAAGCGTCTTCAAACCCTGAGGAAAGTGCGCCCCGCCTTTATGGAGGAGTTTGAGAAACTCGAGGTCGAGCTTAAGGCCCTCTACGAGGATTACCTCCAGAAGTTTCGCTACCTCGCTTACCTCGAACACCTCCACGAAGACGCCGCCAAGGCCGAGCAGGAGAGGTTCGAACGAAG GCAAGCCGCGACGAAGAAACAGCTCGAACAACTGAGAGGGGAAGACGTTACGCTGGAGGGACTCCTCGACGGAAGTGACTCGATATTCAATTCGAACCAGGAAACGATCGGCCACAATTTGGCCGACGCCGAGAAGCAGCTTCAGGAACGAATCGGCCAGGGGGTGCGGATCAAGACCGGTAAGAATTGGCCGGAAGCGACGGAGAACCATCTGTATGATTTCAAGTCCGAATCACTCTTGACTGAACTGCAAACCA GCATGGACGGCGGATCATCCCGAGGAAACGCTCAAGCGTTGCAGCGTCGCGTTTACGGAAGCATGTCAGGACGACAGCGCGCGGGAGTTGGAACGGCCCTGGATTTGAACGATAGCGTCGGCTCGTTGGACAGCGACAGCGATCTCTTCATCGACGGAGACTTggaagacgacgacgacctCCTGAACTCGGAGGGGGACCTTGAGCTGGGAGTATTGCACCCGAAAAGCAAACAGGAAAAGAGATCGGTCAGCAAGATAGATCATTCGGACGAAGATTTTTGA